A genome region from Oryzias latipes chromosome 2, ASM223467v1 includes the following:
- the iqcb1 gene encoding IQ calmodulin-binding motif-containing protein 1 isoform X1, which produces MVVIEEEEALVSELQNQLQKEDLNPQEKIRLLNDGLSNALNLASVQPHNDGLTRVKSRLYHSGILSQCALTLSLPPSRLRGSWSAAATLAHLTSSCCVGVEPGRRSEAFHQLLLPSVMDGLLSLASLLMSHAEHVSHFKKVMDSVGWLVSAHTHLTSQVLSSIHYEQIQMCEDASVCLLCMQLWIQICTVSRGFLPSLTDDSILLLLNEAVGQLAVMSDTAVGGASIKLILLMASQLGFRFRPLLMSFKGLDSLLLKDWRGRGFDQDIDQLIEVIQSEKDARKSQVSSERERAACLIQAAWRSYRTRRRVKSLNRAVSALQRRYRAQRRQQQQQKEAKQWEEELKYQVCLRRQRARREFHQKQRRLLQLLPPDQVQAYLQECERRAAVKIQSFWRGVRDRRHYHNTVRKALKERRMRQQAARTLQRAVRRFLEKRRMAKARPLDLLWIGQKGLTDSRRAELKQQVEEYITVHKSSRVSPEECASLHEEAQLLLQAELQKGAQQRREEQRVEALLAHTRTQLELLRDAPPLGAVTETMAQTFLTPAAALAARARNAHNARLQADRLPWWKTLGEARTFGSAHLQELEAELEAKLGGLYIGGSAVVRTQTEVEKVKLLPEERGAAT; this is translated from the exons ATGGTTGTgatagaggaggaggaggctttgGTATCAGAGTTGCAGAACCAGCTGCAGAAGGAAGACCTGAACCCGCAGGAGAAGATCAGGCTGCTGAATGACGGATTGAGCA ATGCTTTGAACTTGGCGTCCGTGCAGCCACACAATGATGGTTTAACCCGGGTCAAGTCTCGGCTCTATCACAGCGGTATCCTGAGCCAGTGTGCCCTCACCCTCTCCCTGCCTCCCAGCAGGCTGCGGGGCAGCTGGAGCGCCGCTGCCACACTTGCCCACCTCACCAG CTCCTGCTGCGTCGGCGTGGAGCCGGGCCGCCGGTCCGAGGCCTTTCACCAACTCTTACTGCCGTCGGTCATGGATGGGCTTCTGTCTCTGGCGAGCCTGCTGATGAGTCACGCCGAG CATGTGTCTCACTTCAAGAAGGTGATGGATTCAGTCGGCTGGCTGGTCTCGGCTCACACTCACCTCACTAGTCAGG TTCTCAGTTCTATCCATTATGAGCAGATCCAGATGTGTGAGGATGCCTCTGTGTGTCTGCTCTGCATGCAGCTGTGGATTCAAATCTGCACGGTCAGCAG GGGCTTCCTCCCCAGCCTCACGGATGACTCCATCCTGCTTCTGCTCAACGAAGCTGTCGGCCAATTAGCTGTCATGTCTGACACTgcagtgggcggggcttctATCAAATTGATTCTCCTCATGGCGAGTCAGCTGGGGTTTCGCTTCCGGCCCCTCCTTATGAGCTTCAAAG GTCTGGACAGCCTCCTGCTCAAAGactggagggggcggggctttgaccAAGACATAGATCAACTTATAGAGGTCATCCAATCAGAGAAGGACGCCAGAAAGTCCCAG GTGAGCTCTGAGCGTGAGCGGGCTGCGTGTTTGATCCAGGCGGCCTGGAGGTCGTATCGAACCCGTCGCAGAGTGAAGAGCCTCAACAGAGCCGTCAGTGCTCTGCAGAGAAGATACAG ggctcagaggaggcagcagcagcagcagaaagaggcAAAGCAGTGGGAGGAGGAGCTCAAATATCAG GTGTGTCTGAGACGACAGCGGGCGAGGAGGGAGTTCCACCAGAAGCAGAGgcgtctgctgcagctgcttcctCCGG ACCAGGTGCAGGCGTACCTGCAGGAGTGTGAGCGTCGAGCAGCCGTGAAGATCCAGAGCTTCTGGAGAGGCGTCAGAGACAGACGGCACTACCACAACACAGTCAGAAAAGCGCTGAAAGAGCGGCGCATGCGTCAGCAAGCCGCCAGGACCCTGCAGAGAGCT GTGCGGCGTTTTCTGGAAAAGCGTAGAATGGCCAAAGCCCGTCCCCTCGACCTGTTGTGGATCGGTCAGAAAGGTTTGACAGACAGTCGGAGGGCGGAGCTAAAACAGCAGGTGGAGGAGTACATCACTGTACACAAA TCCTCCCGTGTGTCTCCTGAAGAGTGTGCGTCGCTCCatgaggaggcgcagctgctgctgcaggcagAACTTCAGAAGGGAGCGCAGCAGAGGAGGGAGGAGCAGCGGGTGGAGGCTCTGCtggcacacacacgcacgcagcTTGAGCTACTCAGAG ATGCTCCGCCCCTCGGTGCTGTCACGGAGACCATGGCCCAGACCTTCCTGACCCCGGCCGCTGCGCTCGCCGCTCGTGCGCGCAACGCCCACAACGCCCGCTTGCAGGCAGACCGGCTTCCCTGGTGGAAGACGCTCGGAGAGGCAAGGACCTTCGGCTCTGCCCACCTGCAGGAACTAGAGGCGGAGCTTGAGGCAAAGCTTGGAGGGCTGTACATTGGAGGGTCAGCCGTGGTCAGGACGCAGACTGAGGTGGAGAAAGTGAAGCTGTTACCGGAAGAAAGAGGAGCTgctacatga
- the iqcb1 gene encoding IQ calmodulin-binding motif-containing protein 1 isoform X3 yields the protein MVVIEEEEALVSELQNQLQKEDLNPQEKIRLLNDGLSNALNLASVQPHNDGLTRVKSRLYHSGILSQCALTLSLPPSRLRGSWSAAATLAHLTSSCCVGVEPGRRSEAFHQLLLPSVMDGLLSLASLLMSHAEHVSHFKKVMDSVGWLVSAHTHLTSQVLSSIHYEQIQMCEDASVCLLCMQLWIQICTVSRGFLPSLTDDSILLLLNEAVGQLAVMSDTAVGGASIKLILLMASQLGFRFRPLLMSFKGLDSLLLKDWRGRGFDQDIDQLIEVIQSEKDARKSQVSSERERAACLIQAAWRSYRTRRRVKSLNRAVSALQRRYRAQRRQQQQQKEAKQWEEELKYQVCLRRQRARREFHQKQRRLLQLLPPDQVQAYLQECERRAAVKIQSFWRGVRDRRHYHNTVRKALKERRMRQQAARTLQRAVRRFLEKRRMAKARPLDLLWIGQKGLTDSRRAELKQQVEEYITVHKMLRPSVLSRRPWPRPS from the exons ATGGTTGTgatagaggaggaggaggctttgGTATCAGAGTTGCAGAACCAGCTGCAGAAGGAAGACCTGAACCCGCAGGAGAAGATCAGGCTGCTGAATGACGGATTGAGCA ATGCTTTGAACTTGGCGTCCGTGCAGCCACACAATGATGGTTTAACCCGGGTCAAGTCTCGGCTCTATCACAGCGGTATCCTGAGCCAGTGTGCCCTCACCCTCTCCCTGCCTCCCAGCAGGCTGCGGGGCAGCTGGAGCGCCGCTGCCACACTTGCCCACCTCACCAG CTCCTGCTGCGTCGGCGTGGAGCCGGGCCGCCGGTCCGAGGCCTTTCACCAACTCTTACTGCCGTCGGTCATGGATGGGCTTCTGTCTCTGGCGAGCCTGCTGATGAGTCACGCCGAG CATGTGTCTCACTTCAAGAAGGTGATGGATTCAGTCGGCTGGCTGGTCTCGGCTCACACTCACCTCACTAGTCAGG TTCTCAGTTCTATCCATTATGAGCAGATCCAGATGTGTGAGGATGCCTCTGTGTGTCTGCTCTGCATGCAGCTGTGGATTCAAATCTGCACGGTCAGCAG GGGCTTCCTCCCCAGCCTCACGGATGACTCCATCCTGCTTCTGCTCAACGAAGCTGTCGGCCAATTAGCTGTCATGTCTGACACTgcagtgggcggggcttctATCAAATTGATTCTCCTCATGGCGAGTCAGCTGGGGTTTCGCTTCCGGCCCCTCCTTATGAGCTTCAAAG GTCTGGACAGCCTCCTGCTCAAAGactggagggggcggggctttgaccAAGACATAGATCAACTTATAGAGGTCATCCAATCAGAGAAGGACGCCAGAAAGTCCCAG GTGAGCTCTGAGCGTGAGCGGGCTGCGTGTTTGATCCAGGCGGCCTGGAGGTCGTATCGAACCCGTCGCAGAGTGAAGAGCCTCAACAGAGCCGTCAGTGCTCTGCAGAGAAGATACAG ggctcagaggaggcagcagcagcagcagaaagaggcAAAGCAGTGGGAGGAGGAGCTCAAATATCAG GTGTGTCTGAGACGACAGCGGGCGAGGAGGGAGTTCCACCAGAAGCAGAGgcgtctgctgcagctgcttcctCCGG ACCAGGTGCAGGCGTACCTGCAGGAGTGTGAGCGTCGAGCAGCCGTGAAGATCCAGAGCTTCTGGAGAGGCGTCAGAGACAGACGGCACTACCACAACACAGTCAGAAAAGCGCTGAAAGAGCGGCGCATGCGTCAGCAAGCCGCCAGGACCCTGCAGAGAGCT GTGCGGCGTTTTCTGGAAAAGCGTAGAATGGCCAAAGCCCGTCCCCTCGACCTGTTGTGGATCGGTCAGAAAGGTTTGACAGACAGTCGGAGGGCGGAGCTAAAACAGCAGGTGGAGGAGTACATCACTGTACACAAA ATGCTCCGCCCCTCGGTGCTGTCACGGAGACCATGGCCCAGACCTTCCTGA
- the iqcb1 gene encoding IQ calmodulin-binding motif-containing protein 1 isoform X2, which produces MDGLLSLASLLMSHAEHVSHFKKVMDSVGWLVSAHTHLTSQVLSSIHYEQIQMCEDASVCLLCMQLWIQICTVSRGFLPSLTDDSILLLLNEAVGQLAVMSDTAVGGASIKLILLMASQLGFRFRPLLMSFKGLDSLLLKDWRGRGFDQDIDQLIEVIQSEKDARKSQVSSERERAACLIQAAWRSYRTRRRVKSLNRAVSALQRRYRAQRRQQQQQKEAKQWEEELKYQVCLRRQRARREFHQKQRRLLQLLPPDQVQAYLQECERRAAVKIQSFWRGVRDRRHYHNTVRKALKERRMRQQAARTLQRAVRRFLEKRRMAKARPLDLLWIGQKGLTDSRRAELKQQVEEYITVHKSSRVSPEECASLHEEAQLLLQAELQKGAQQRREEQRVEALLAHTRTQLELLRDAPPLGAVTETMAQTFLTPAAALAARARNAHNARLQADRLPWWKTLGEARTFGSAHLQELEAELEAKLGGLYIGGSAVVRTQTEVEKVKLLPEERGAAT; this is translated from the exons ATGGATGGGCTTCTGTCTCTGGCGAGCCTGCTGATGAGTCACGCCGAG CATGTGTCTCACTTCAAGAAGGTGATGGATTCAGTCGGCTGGCTGGTCTCGGCTCACACTCACCTCACTAGTCAGG TTCTCAGTTCTATCCATTATGAGCAGATCCAGATGTGTGAGGATGCCTCTGTGTGTCTGCTCTGCATGCAGCTGTGGATTCAAATCTGCACGGTCAGCAG GGGCTTCCTCCCCAGCCTCACGGATGACTCCATCCTGCTTCTGCTCAACGAAGCTGTCGGCCAATTAGCTGTCATGTCTGACACTgcagtgggcggggcttctATCAAATTGATTCTCCTCATGGCGAGTCAGCTGGGGTTTCGCTTCCGGCCCCTCCTTATGAGCTTCAAAG GTCTGGACAGCCTCCTGCTCAAAGactggagggggcggggctttgaccAAGACATAGATCAACTTATAGAGGTCATCCAATCAGAGAAGGACGCCAGAAAGTCCCAG GTGAGCTCTGAGCGTGAGCGGGCTGCGTGTTTGATCCAGGCGGCCTGGAGGTCGTATCGAACCCGTCGCAGAGTGAAGAGCCTCAACAGAGCCGTCAGTGCTCTGCAGAGAAGATACAG ggctcagaggaggcagcagcagcagcagaaagaggcAAAGCAGTGGGAGGAGGAGCTCAAATATCAG GTGTGTCTGAGACGACAGCGGGCGAGGAGGGAGTTCCACCAGAAGCAGAGgcgtctgctgcagctgcttcctCCGG ACCAGGTGCAGGCGTACCTGCAGGAGTGTGAGCGTCGAGCAGCCGTGAAGATCCAGAGCTTCTGGAGAGGCGTCAGAGACAGACGGCACTACCACAACACAGTCAGAAAAGCGCTGAAAGAGCGGCGCATGCGTCAGCAAGCCGCCAGGACCCTGCAGAGAGCT GTGCGGCGTTTTCTGGAAAAGCGTAGAATGGCCAAAGCCCGTCCCCTCGACCTGTTGTGGATCGGTCAGAAAGGTTTGACAGACAGTCGGAGGGCGGAGCTAAAACAGCAGGTGGAGGAGTACATCACTGTACACAAA TCCTCCCGTGTGTCTCCTGAAGAGTGTGCGTCGCTCCatgaggaggcgcagctgctgctgcaggcagAACTTCAGAAGGGAGCGCAGCAGAGGAGGGAGGAGCAGCGGGTGGAGGCTCTGCtggcacacacacgcacgcagcTTGAGCTACTCAGAG ATGCTCCGCCCCTCGGTGCTGTCACGGAGACCATGGCCCAGACCTTCCTGACCCCGGCCGCTGCGCTCGCCGCTCGTGCGCGCAACGCCCACAACGCCCGCTTGCAGGCAGACCGGCTTCCCTGGTGGAAGACGCTCGGAGAGGCAAGGACCTTCGGCTCTGCCCACCTGCAGGAACTAGAGGCGGAGCTTGAGGCAAAGCTTGGAGGGCTGTACATTGGAGGGTCAGCCGTGGTCAGGACGCAGACTGAGGTGGAGAAAGTGAAGCTGTTACCGGAAGAAAGAGGAGCTgctacatga